A genomic stretch from Falco cherrug isolate bFalChe1 chromosome 3, bFalChe1.pri, whole genome shotgun sequence includes:
- the C3H1orf50 gene encoding uncharacterized protein C1orf50 homolog — protein sequence MAAEGGAEPHGVGLALVEGSAGRAARLGDPGDLVALARQVQQADDFIRANACNKLTVIAEQIRYLQEQARKVLDEANRDADLHHVACNLVKKPGNIYYMYRRESGQRYFSILSPKEWGTSPHEFLGAYKLQHDMSWTPFEDIERRDAEINILDKLLSRQAALPPCTEPNFQGLTK from the exons ATGGCGGCGGAGGGTGGCGCGGAGCCCCATGGCGTGGGCCTGGCCCTGGTGGAGGGCAGTGCGGGTCGCGCCGCCCGCCTCGGGGACCCCGGGGACCTGGTGGCCCTGGCCCGGCAGGTGCAGCAG GCAGACGACTTCATCCGAGCGAACGCCTGCAATAAATTGACCGTCATCGCTGAGCAGATCCGGTACTTGCAGGAGCAGGCTCGGAAG gtcTTGGATGAAGCTAACAGAGACGCTGACCTGCACCACGTGGCCTGCAACCTTGTGAAGAAGCCAGGAAACATTTACTACATGTACAGGCGGGAGAGTGGTCAGCGATACTTCTCCATCCTGTCTCCGAAG gAATGGGGGACCAGTCCCCATGAATTTCTTGGTGCCTATAAGCTCCAGCACGACATGTCCTGGACTCCATTTGAGGACATTGAGAGACGAGATGCTGAAATAAACATCCTGGACAAGCTGCTGAGccggcaggcagccctgcctccGTGTACAGAGCCCAACTTCCAGGGCTTGACCAAGTGA